A genomic window from Bordetella genomosp. 9 includes:
- a CDS encoding acetate--CoA ligase family protein: MEKTVSTMSHYLERVIHPRAVAVIGASNNPLKRGNRAIRTMASANYQGKIAPINPSSSEILGYPSYPSLADVPYEIDLVLVCTAAATVPGILEQCSAKGVKGAIILAGGFSEASEAGAVLEREVVDVARRHGIRLIGPNTSGMFSARTGCNASGWFDVPTGPIAMLSNSANVLLSLVTEFQFQEHSGISVMLSVGNQSDIQFHEYLECVGDDPGTRAVLMYVEGFKDGPAFMASARRVTPSKPIVMYAAGRTEAGKGAAKSHSGSLAGDYAVTQGVLRQSGVVLVEQADHLHSVASALAAFPPMRGRRVAVVSEGGGPITMAAEAIAAQGLVLAPLSAETQARIHAIVPAATAISNPVDAGGGTDPRVEYYGSISQAILEDPGIDALLFVGYFGGYTTRYDESVGRTEREICLQLGELMRVTGKPIMVQTHYAHFKTESLKVLSQAGVPYQRHIEVAVRCLSAAAEYGESRRRLAAPGASSQGGPEAAALAAIATARAHSRDLLETESRAILAAYGVAMPPSMLLRDAGAADDADVAARAFGDARLALKIVSKDILHKSDAGGVKLNVVGAEGLREARAEIMSNVLAFDAQAAIEGVLATPMAPRGTEIIIGVVRDPQYGPVIMFGLGGIFVEVLRDVTFRALPLAECDARAMVDDLRHRAVLAGARGAAAVDRERLTDLLMRVAHIATLHPDIVEIDLNPVIFHEGGYSVVDARMILAPAVAPHD; encoded by the coding sequence ATGGAAAAGACGGTATCGACGATGTCCCATTATCTGGAAAGAGTGATTCATCCGCGCGCGGTCGCGGTTATCGGCGCCTCCAACAATCCCTTGAAGCGAGGCAACCGCGCGATACGGACGATGGCCTCGGCCAACTATCAGGGGAAGATCGCGCCGATCAATCCATCCAGCAGCGAGATATTGGGATATCCCAGCTATCCGAGCCTCGCCGACGTACCGTACGAGATCGACCTGGTCCTGGTCTGCACCGCGGCGGCCACGGTGCCCGGCATCCTGGAGCAGTGCAGCGCCAAGGGCGTGAAGGGCGCCATCATCCTGGCTGGCGGTTTCAGCGAAGCCAGTGAAGCCGGCGCCGTCCTGGAAAGGGAAGTCGTCGACGTGGCGCGGCGGCACGGCATTCGCCTGATCGGACCGAATACCAGCGGCATGTTCAGCGCGCGCACGGGCTGCAATGCGTCGGGCTGGTTCGACGTGCCGACCGGCCCCATCGCGATGCTGTCCAATTCGGCCAACGTCCTGTTGTCGCTGGTGACCGAATTCCAATTCCAGGAGCACTCCGGCATCAGCGTGATGCTCAGCGTGGGCAACCAGTCGGACATCCAGTTCCATGAATACCTGGAATGCGTCGGTGACGATCCCGGCACGCGGGCGGTGCTGATGTATGTGGAAGGCTTCAAGGATGGCCCCGCGTTCATGGCGTCGGCGCGCCGCGTGACGCCGTCCAAGCCCATCGTAATGTACGCGGCCGGGCGGACCGAGGCCGGCAAGGGCGCGGCGAAGTCCCATAGCGGCTCGCTGGCCGGCGACTACGCGGTCACCCAGGGCGTGCTGCGCCAATCCGGCGTGGTGCTGGTCGAGCAGGCGGACCACCTGCATTCCGTGGCCAGCGCGCTGGCCGCCTTTCCGCCGATGCGAGGGCGCCGCGTCGCCGTCGTATCCGAGGGCGGCGGGCCCATCACCATGGCCGCGGAAGCCATCGCGGCGCAGGGCTTGGTCCTGGCCCCGCTGTCGGCCGAGACCCAGGCCCGCATCCATGCCATCGTACCCGCCGCCACGGCGATATCGAATCCGGTGGATGCCGGCGGAGGCACGGACCCCAGGGTCGAGTATTACGGGTCGATCTCGCAGGCCATCCTGGAGGATCCCGGGATCGACGCCCTGTTGTTCGTCGGCTACTTCGGCGGCTACACCACCCGCTACGACGAGTCCGTGGGAAGGACGGAGCGCGAGATTTGCCTGCAGCTCGGCGAATTGATGCGGGTGACGGGCAAGCCCATCATGGTCCAGACCCATTACGCCCACTTCAAGACCGAGTCGCTCAAGGTGCTGAGCCAGGCCGGCGTGCCCTACCAGAGGCATATCGAGGTCGCCGTACGTTGCCTGTCCGCCGCCGCGGAATACGGCGAATCGCGGCGGCGGCTGGCGGCGCCCGGCGCATCGAGCCAGGGCGGCCCGGAAGCCGCGGCGCTGGCGGCCATCGCCACCGCCAGGGCACATTCGCGCGATCTGCTGGAAACGGAATCGCGCGCCATCCTGGCGGCCTACGGCGTGGCGATGCCGCCCAGCATGTTGCTGCGCGACGCTGGCGCGGCCGACGACGCAGATGTGGCGGCGCGTGCATTCGGCGACGCGCGGCTGGCCCTGAAAATCGTTTCGAAGGACATCCTGCACAAGTCGGACGCGGGCGGCGTGAAGCTCAATGTGGTCGGCGCGGAAGGCTTGCGCGAAGCACGCGCGGAAATCATGAGCAACGTCCTCGCCTTCGATGCCCAGGCGGCCATCGAGGGCGTACTGGCCACGCCGATGGCGCCGCGCGGGACCGAGATCATCATCGGCGTCGTTCGCGATCCGCAATATGGCCCGGTCATCATGTTCGGCCTGGGCGGGATATTCGTCGAGGTGCTGCGCGACGTCACGTTCAGGGCGCTCCCGCTGGCCGAATGCGACGCGCGCGCCATGGTCGACGACCTGCGCCATCGCGCGGTGCTGGCCGGCGCGCGCGGCGCCGCCGCGGTCGACCGGGAACGCTTGACCGATCTCCTGATGCGGGTGGCCCACATCGCCACGCTGCACCCGGACATCGTGGAAATCGATCTCAACCCGGTGATCTTCCATGAAGGCGGCTATTCGGTGGTCGACGCCCGCATGATCCTGGCGCCTGCCGTCGCGCCTCACGACTGA